One Glycine soja cultivar W05 chromosome 7, ASM419377v2, whole genome shotgun sequence genomic window, ATCTAACCAATCAATTGGTCGCCTGTCCCAAACAAGAGATCCTCCGTCTTTCCCACTTGACCAGTTTGGTCCACAGTAATGTCCATATCTAGGGAACAGCTGAGAAAGAAATGCTCTAACCCCTGTATGCCATGGAACCTGACACACATACGGCCGGAAGCGCGAAGGGGTAGCCTCACCATCCTTTCCTACACCATTCCCACAACGTGCTTGCCTCTTTAACTCTTTATTGATAGTAGATGGTCTTTGAAATTTCTCTCCAGCACGATTTCCCCAAGGAAACAATGAAAGGAAGGGCAATTTGGGATCATTCCCAAGTTCTTGTTTAGGTTGTTCAGTGAATGTTTCGATAGGAATTGAATTAGTCGCCAAATCTGTGTTCACTTGAGCATTAAACCAAGGGATTTTGCCAAGAAAGTCCATTGTGGACAAAACTAGTGTCACCAAAGTACACAGATAACTACCACAGAACCAACAATTCTGATAACCTGCCAACAGAAAAACAGCTAAATATTTTTCTAGCCCATAGTAAAAACAAAGGAGCTATCCCAAATCagataaacaattttatttaaatttaattataatgcaTCGCCAGTATAAAGTTTTTTTACTCAGACATCTAATCATACAAACATGTATAGTAAAGTTGTTAATTTtcgtaaaaatcattttaaaaaccaTATCTAAGATTATTTCGTATTAATTAGGAGTATAAAATCTttacaaattaaacaattttattttatttttccaaaaaaagaaaggtgTATATTGAATTCTGAAACCGCGTTTTGCATCAGAACTAGGGCTAAATTGAACAAATCCGAACAAAGTCACTGAATTTGAAAAATACACTATTTGATCGAGCATCGGACGCTGTCTGCGACAGTTTATGAAAATTcagaaactgaaaaaaaatactcacaAAGATCACTCAAACTTCCACATACCCATTTAAAGACAACTAGACATGCTACTACAGCATACATTCCTCggctttaaaatgaaaaattacagAAAAGGGGGAATTCGGTTTCTTCTATATTCTTGTATCATAAACACACACACCCGTTTGGATttcaaaaagagaaagctttGAAAATTGAAGGATAATTCATATTTGGGTTAAGAATATGATCAACTTACTTGTACTTCATCTGCTAAGCCATGTTCTGAAGAGAGAGAGATGTGTGGGTTGCGAATAGGACTTGGGTGGGAATATGATAACCACAGAACAACCACTAGTTGGACAGCATTTCTTCATTAGCAGAGTGGGGCCACCAAATTAAAAGGAGTtgcaatcaaaataattattttatattggttcacttaTGGAATCCAGGGGAATAATTCCTAAAACAATTTATTAAGGAATCGTGAATTTTATAGTAACGTATTTTCTCAATATTTGTAGACGTGTAGCATATTGTTTTAGACGTGCAGCTCGTTAGTTGTACAAAAACAACGTGTCGCATATTTGATATAaggcttaatttaattttatattttatcacatgatttttaatattatgtgaattttactatttaaattttaatattataaattttattacttaattttttatttttgtgtattttttcaatGTTGATGTGTCCCTAAcaaaagttataattattttgaaaaatgataTCATTTTGTTATTAACAGCTAAAATGAGTAAATAAAAACTtggataataaattttgaaaaaaacaaacttgggtggtaaattagacaaaaaaataaaaattgaatgataaattttacaaaataataatattcagaTTATAAAACCTAATTATAAATCACAATTGTAATGTATGACAGGGGTAAATGTATGGCATTGGTCCGTTTATTTGTGTTCTAAAAAAGtgatttaaaaacaataatttattttaagagattttttttattaatagaagtTAATTTGTGTTTAGTTATAATTATCGTTATTAAAAAGTTagatttaatcttttaattttcaaaatcgtTGCAATgttattctctcttttcaatAAATAGTAACACGTTAGAGTTGTGAatcatgatatatttttttttcaagataacatgtattttttattgatgaagACAATTACGTTAAAGTCAAATATAACTACTATAAGCACCAAAATGTTTCTTTGAGTATTTAAGGCAGCATATGTAGAAAAATAATTGCAGTATACAAATAGCAATGGTGATTAAGCACCATTATTAGGCAATTTCAatcagttatttacatttatatataaGCTAATATTAccctagaaaaatattttttttaatttaccaaATACGagcaaatttcaaattaatatctAAATAGGGATAAATCGTGCAATATGTTATAATGAAATGTAAATTTCTTTACtactttgcttttttttttttaattaagtcgtGAAAAAATCAATGACTTCtagttttttttccaatttttctttgatttttatgtgaaATCGTAAATTggtttatgactttaaagtcttttttttttttaaactacaacttcaaagttgtaattttttaacattaaattaattttaatttatagttttatttaatatttttatattattttatttaatattttatatatttttatgtattgttttatttaatatatttttttattattttattgaatattttttattactaatgttaaggattattatttattttttaaattagaaaaataatattaaaaaaagatttaaatttaaataacaaaaaaaataaaatgtactaTACATATTTgtttgagaaaaatattaataatacaatGATGTCCTTTAACTAGTTCTTGAGGATAAGTGTTGTGGTCTTTATTTTGTTGCACTTGATTTATTGGTgactttttattaaattatttttgttgttaatattaaagtaattttatcaaataaaattaattaataataatatatgaaattattaatttagttaatgataaaggtaaaaattaaccaaaaaatattttaaaaaaattattattatttgataaattttaagttaatattatttgttaatattagtaacaaaaatattagagtaaattacactCGCACCCCATGTGTTTTTTCTCAAAGTATATCTATACCCCTCCATTTTCTTACATTACTTTTACCTCATTTTGTTAACGTCGTTAACTAACGTTAATTGAAATATGTGAGCAGACCACATTGTCCTAGTACTTGAAGAAGATATAGCTCTTAATTGAAACATTATATTGAACACctaacaataaaaaacaaatatttcaaaGAAAGAGTTAAAAGCACAAATGCAGGAATAaaacactaaaatttaaaaacaaaagattgTATTCAATCAATAAGTGTTGTTAGGAACACGTCTAACAAAAACGCAGCAACCAAACGAACCAACACgcatgaaaaaaattgaactagaaagaagaagaagaagaagaaagggtgTTAACATGTGCGTACCAACAAGGTAGATTTACATccaattagagaaaaaagaaaaagaaagaaaagtgttaaaatatttttaggttgAAAATAATAGTATGTCTTTTATGGAGTTAAGAGGAAGAAGATAAGAATATTCTAtacataaattttcattaaaaatcatatttagtaTAGTGTCTACTTtctgttaaattattaaatgatgttTAAGAGGGAGAAAATATGAGTGTAAGGTGAATTAAAATGTTATgtaaagtgtaaaaaaaaagagggatgTGAGgtacaatttaaaataaataattgggCATGTGTTTTTTTCATTGCTCTTGATGCTATTTTCAAAACGCGGAAGGATATGGTGTTCACTGTTCAGTCAATGTATGATGCATGAGAAGGCCTTAGTTGCTGAAATTAGAGCTAGCTTTCAGCAGGTTGGACTAACTTTTAATACCCTTAAACAATTCTTTGACATGGCTGAGGCAGGAGAGGTTGATTAAGATGGTATCCTCCTAATTCTCTCTGTTAAGGTTAATACAGATGCGTCTTTTTCGTCTGTTGATGGTATAGTATCGCCTTCATGTGGGGGAGTTATAAGGGATGGGAATTCGAATTTCATGTCCACTTTGATTTAACTTCTAATTTATGAGaactttttaattgtaaaaCCTTACAAATAAAACTCTTCTAAGGCAATAATGACGAGCCCTATTGAGTTAATACTAGCGACTAGAGAGCTTCGTAGACAAGGCAGAAGAGAGCGTAAATTCAGCAATTTCCGTGGTAAGTTAGTGAGCTACATCAATTGACAGCTTCATGCACCTCACTATAGCAAAACTTTATTTAGCATTATATCGACATCTGATAATTGCGGTTGGAGATTTTAATGCATTATTTCCTCAAATTGATATCTTTgtgaatttaattgaaatacaaTATTAGAGTAAGTTTTTCACACGATCATTCAGTTATGGATTgttatataattgaaaattattgacttttgtaataattaatgattttcaaatgaattaacaatgaaaaatctttacaaagagtttatcaaaattaaactctatcTTTAATGGCATTGGTCTCTAATTGTCCTGTGTACTGATTCACGATTTAATTTCAGGTATTTGATCCCAAATAGACATCCTCCTTGATGGTACCTGAATTTTCACCCGTATCAAGTGCAAGTGGCTGGGCAGGTGTAACTGTTGACGGGGGGCTCAAGTGGCTATCAGCATCTTTAGTGCAAGAAATGACTCTGGGAACCTCATTGACACCATTTTGATGTATTTCACAATGCTTCACATCCTCTGTTGTTGATGAAGGGGTATCCACATCCATAGCACAATCTCTGCCACCTTTATCtgaaatattttcttcaatCTTATCATTAGGCAAAGCACCATTTTCAGAAGCGGAGATCTCGTTTCCTATAGTAGCCAAGCCCctctctttgttttcttggaATGCATCACCTGAAACGGTATCATCAACAGGGTCCAACCCAGGAGGGTTAACACAAGTTGATGATGGATCAACATCCATGTCAGCAGGCAAACTGTCCTCTCCAGCACTCTCAAACAGTTTGCCATTTCTTGCAATGCCGTGATCCACAACCTCCTGATCAGCGATATCATTCATTGCACTTGCACATCCAGGGGCATCATTTGAATTATTTCTATCCTCACAGCCATTATCATCCTCAGATAAAATATCATTGATGACACGCTTCTTACTAACCAAGTCCTGATCCCGGTTAGTTGAGACTACCTTGAACCATTCCTGTGGAATATCAATAATGATCCGTTTCTCATTAGGATCCATGACAGTCTGGTCACTTTCTTTATCGAGTAGAGTATTTAACTGCTTCTGAACTGAAACTGCCAATGACACAGCGTGATCACGAATAAAGGAATCAAAAGGAGGGCAATGCAGCATGTTATTTAGTGCCTGGTGATACTGAAATAAAGTGACAGATGGTAAAATGGACCCCCTCTTTCGGCAGATACTAAGAACTTTCAGAATATGCTCACAAAGGTTGCCATCTTGTGCCCAACTACAATTACAAATGCTCAACATTGAACCAGTATTCCAGACAACAAAAGCTTTATCTTGATCAGTGACCTTAGCACATCCATCTTCCATTATGACATCAGTATCTGGAATCTTCAGTGCTTTGCGCCATGACGTCAAACCACTCATCCATTCATTTTTCCAGTATCGCGCAAAATCATCTTTTTCTGAGTACTCATCAAGCCAGAAATAAGAATGGACTTTTGTACCCAACTTGTCAACCAACCAATCGGCGCGCTGATAAACACAGATGTCTTTCTCATTCAACAACCTGATCTTCAGTTGGTTGTGGTAAAATTCCATTGCTGCACAAGACTCTTGGCTAGCAAGAGGAAGAGTTTGAAGTGCATTGATCCATGTTCCTGCGTCAAAgggacaaaataattttaatgtctATAACTTGCAATAACAAtttcatattataaatataaacatatcCCCTAAATCCAATAATGTAATCTTATCCTTAACCTGATAGACATTAAATTAACAGACAAATATTCAGCAAATATATTCTGCAAATATTATAAGTTGAACAAAACTAACAGCAACAGTCATACACATTCAATAATAAGCACATAATATGCAGTGGTTTTGCCCATCCAATAAGAGCAACACCTTTGAAAGACCTTGCAAATATTCAGATCAGAAACCTTGAACACCACATTATCACACATATGTCTTCTACCAGTAAAATTACATAGTTTTTCAGAATATGGTTAAACTAACTTCTAAGACCAGCCAaaactattataaattataagtgaTGATCAAAACTATTCATTGAGACAATATATTGGCAGCAATCAAGTTGACCAACTGTGTTGTTATGGCAACAAAATATTTACCATAATATAAATGAATCTAGATAGTTTTGAAAAGTGATTACCAtcttcattaaaataataatttgccTCTCTGTGAGTGTCTTTTTagaactaaaattttataactCCAAAAGCTAATAAATTTAATCACTTCATTTAATATGCTATATTATATTGGCAGGTTACTAAACtctcaaaattaatatttttaaagaataatatattattattaacattattaatcattaatagCTTTATCATAACCTTAGAAATGATCATATCAATTTAAGTTCATGAAAAGCaatactaaatttttatttacagttaaaatataatttgtgtatacataattttgaaataaaaaaatttgcattTACTTGGAGCACAAAGTATCAAAGTAAATGCTGATCTTCTCTTCCTTTCTAGGCAAAAGAGTAATAAGAACAAGCAGTAAGTTTGTGGGCATACTATTATTTCTCAatttcataagaaaataaatcacATTCCACCATCTAGATATTACTAACCTATTCTTGGATGCCATGTGGCCTTGAAATAGTCCATAAATTTGGATTCATCAATAAAGTCTTCCATGAATTCTTCAAAGAGTGACATGCTCCCTTGATGGCGACAAATATTATCCACTATCCATCCAAGCCGTCTGGATATCTTTATTTGCATATCAGTTTCCAAACACTTTACTATGTTTTTATGCCATAAATGGCGAATCCGCCAGAAACTTATCATCACTGTACACTGAAACACGTCCCTAGTAATTATATAGAATATGCATACTTGTTAGTCAAGAAGTTGTGATAAAATAAATTCGTAGAACTAATACAATAAAGAACAACAAGGTTGCATGCTTCAGATTTCAAAATGCAAATAAATTTCTATATTAACATTCAAACAAGTCATCAGCAATAGCATCATCACAGACACAAACCAGGCAAGCACCCAATAAGCTCATGACCAGGATCGAAGACTCTTTCTAAGAGATCAATCATttcccaaaatttaattggtccCCAAACAAACACCCTAgttaattttttacaataataagccacagaaccaaaaaaataaaaataaaattgaaaagattAATTTTGGGTTGGACAAAAAGAACACATGAAGATATCACTAGATCATCTGAAGTCTAAAACAAGAAacatctattttaaaatattcacctCATTGCATCCAACTTTCCAGGCAAAGAGTAATTAATCAAGTCCGACAACGGGTTTTACAACAAGCCTTACAGGGAGCTCTAGGAACTCTAAAGAGTTGCTTGAACAACGAGTTACATTTACGTACTGTCAGTATATTGGCATGTTTGGgatgatgaaagaaaaaataactgaTTAGTCTTTCTATTATAAAATAGAGTATAggcaattaaattcaaaatgtttCATATTTCATGAGCAGGcacaaattattaataacaTTATCTGATTTTTCACATTGCAATCctgaaagaaaagtaaaagtttGCAAgcatttctatattttattcaGCATTAAAAGAATACTAACTTAAACAGTAACTGATAGACTTAACCAACCTGATTGCGAGAACATCATATGATGGATCATCTACTATGAAGCCAGCCAACTTCCATGTAGGATCTTTGGTGTGAACTCTATTGTAAAGAGCCCTCATCCATCGATGTGCATCCAAACTTGAAAACTTTGGTGCTATTATCCAAGCCACTGGAATGGCCTTCTTGTCCAAGTTGAACACTAGAAGACTATGAATGGGGTACTGGATAAAATTACCAATGTGCTTGCTTTTAGTTTCTTTGAAATTGAATCAtaacaaatatgtttttggttacTTCAATTtgagggaaaaagaaaggaaaagaccTGTAATTTATTTGTACCAAATCTTGAATCTGAGGCAAGCATACCAGAGTTTCCAAATCTAATCATTTGTTGCAATTGCCACTCAGTTTGAATGCCCAGAGTAAATGGATTGGAATCAGAGAAATCTTCATAGAAGAAAACCAGATTTTGGTGGCTTTCTACCCACATGCTGATACTAAcagcatcatcatcatctagCTCATATGTAGAACGGCGAATTGCCCTCTCTTGTCGTCGAACATAACGATGAGTCAAAAGGTCATCACGGTTACATGGACCACCTTGTCTCTCAACTGATTCATTGTGTCTCTGCATAATAGTTTCCACAGAGACTCCAACATATAGAAGAGACAAAACCCGTAGACGGAGATCTTCTGAGATATATGGGGCAAACATAGCACGTGTTCCAGCAGCCTTTTTGTCCTGTGGACCATGGCATGGCAAACCCTTTTTATCCACATGCTTATCATCATTATATATGATCAGGGCAACTGAAGGTTCAGCAATGAGGCGTTTCACAATAAAGTGACAAATACAACCTCTCTTAGTATTTGGTCTACCtgcatttttcttctttggaaCATATGTGGTACGACTTGGTCGGACAATGCCACCTTTTCTATGGTCATCAGGACCAAAGGAACACCAATACCTACATTAGATGGTATTAAAATCTACATGGATTGCCACAAACAAGAACAATGAATAAGTGATACTGAATAAATACAGTTACGACTTACAAAATATACTCTAGTATGCCATCAACCTTTTGCTTGAAAGGTGTTGATGGAGACCGTCGACGCCGTGCTTCAACATGAAATCTTGTAGGACATTCTTTGTTATTTGATTCACCCCTCACAAAATCATCAACTCTAGCATATGGGATTAGAGCTACTCTATCTAATTTATCATGCCAACCTTCCACTTTTGACCACACTAGCTCAGCAGAAGAAATTTCCAATGTGGGAGGATTTTGTACTGGAAGAGATAGGATTGCATCCCATCTGGCCATTGTAGATGAACACTAAATGAAATTTTCCTGTTTAAAAGCCATTATCAATTGATTTTGCAATTAGCATTATTATGATGAGGTCCAATCTCCAAAGAAACTGCAACCACAGTTGAAAGACATTGCCTGTCATAGTGACAATATTCTAAACTGCAGAAGCTACAAAACCCAAGTTACAAAGGAAAGACAGTTGAAGGAAAACATTGCCATAACTTTCATTATTTGTATGTTTTCTCAAGGAAAGCAAAGATCAGAGGAAGAATTCAAATGGAGgtcttttaaattcaaattgcaATCATGAAGCATCAGAGGAAGTGGTAAAGGAACTTCTTCaatcacacacaaacacacttgCAGATCtaaatcttttaataatataaggTACCAAAATCAGATAAAAATTAACATTCAATTCATATACTACACTTATGAATACAGGAagtatttaactaaaaaatctATAGTATGTTATTTTACTTACTATCAATTATCAAAGACTATAGTTACCAAGCACAGACAACAGCAGAGTGGCCAACATCAAAAATGCTATCATGGTATGGTGATATTGAGAAGGCTACTATATCAAAGATGAAGGATGCAAGATAAAAGATTTATACTACACTTATGAATGCTCAAAAATACAAAGTTACCCAAAGATAAAGACATATTCATCTAATCATCTTTAAATCAAAAATCATAGtaagcataaaaataaaaataaaaataaaaaatcatagtcTGATGGTCTAGAGTCTAGACAGCAGACACACAATCACCATCAATCTACAGCATAGTTAACTTAAGAGGAATGCTAAGCTAAACAACAGCATAATAATAACAAGTAGCAtgaggaaaaagaaaggaagataTAGATTATAGAGGAATGGGATGTGACATGCACTGTCACAAAATGTGACGGGCATAGTAGTGCTATTTGTCACTGTTAATAACTCTGGTCAAACACAAACATTTTCAATGCAAGACATTGTCAATAACAATAAAGATAGTGTATGCCAATCAAGGAGCATAAGGGAAAGATAGTGAATTTTATCACTTATAAAACAGTGTTATATGAAAGAGAAAGAAGTTGGGAACAACTAAGCTTTGCAAAACAGGGGTGGAAAGGCAAAGTCCTAAATCCTAGCTCATAAGTCTTCTATATTAAAGAAAAAGCCTAGTTCACACTACTTAAAacaatattgttgatgaatacaaaATCAAAAGTTGAACAGTCGTGTAACTTTCTATACTCCTAAATCCTAATTACCCTTTGAAGCCCGATACATTTCAAGACACTCCCTTCACATTCTGAAAAATTCAAAGATGCTCAGTTGCCAAAAGGATAGGCTTTTCCAAATACTATGGGAAACTACAAAAAGGGGAGAAATTAATCAATCCCACAAGCCAAATCAACACAATACCTGCAATACTCACTCCAAAATAGCAAACCAGATaccaaacaaacacacacacacacacacactcaagatggaaaaaagaaaaaataaactttaacgGACAAAAATAGCTTCTCCGATTCCCAGTAAGTAAGCTACAACCACACCTACATAAAATAATTGTACCAAAAACAatctcaaacaaaaaaaattaaaacaaaataaaaggggAGGAAGAGACATAAGTGTAACcttatagagagagaaaggaaaataCCTGAGAAATATTGGACAAGAATGT contains:
- the LOC114419891 gene encoding uncharacterized protein LOC114419891 isoform X1, encoding MGYQNCWFCGSYLCTLVTLVLSTMDFLGKIPWFNAQVNTDLATNSIPIETFTEQPKQELGNDPKLPFLSLFPWGNRAGEKFQRPSTINKELKRQARCGNGVGKDGEATPSRFRPYVCQVPWHTGVRAFLSQLFPRYGHYCGPNWSSGKDGGSLVWDRRPIDWLDFCCYCHDIGYDTHDQAKLLKADLAFLECLEKQHGSTKGDPHVAHLYKTMCVNGLRNFLIPYRRNIVNLQQFGQPMIQFGWLSNLRWGGWNFQKTHRLSSLGGSTVS
- the LOC114419891 gene encoding uncharacterized protein LOC114419891 isoform X2, with product MDFLGKIPWFNAQVNTDLATNSIPIETFTEQPKQELGNDPKLPFLSLFPWGNRAGEKFQRPSTINKELKRQARCGNGVGKDGEATPSRFRPYVCQVPWHTGVRAFLSQLFPRYGHYCGPNWSSGKDGGSLVWDRRPIDWLDFCCYCHDIGYDTHDQAKLLKADLAFLECLEKQHGSTKGDPHVAHLYKTMCVNGLRNFLIPYRRNIVNLQQFGQPMIQFGWLSNLRWGGWNFQKTHRLSSLGGSTVS
- the LOC114419893 gene encoding uncharacterized protein LOC114419893 isoform X1; translated protein: MARWDAILSLPVQNPPTLEISSAELVWSKVEGWHDKLDRVALIPYARVDDFVRGESNNKECPTRFHVEARRRRSPSTPFKQKVDGILEYILYWCSFGPDDHRKGGIVRPSRTTYVPKKKNAGRPNTKRGCICHFIVKRLIAEPSVALIIYNDDKHVDKKGLPCHGPQDKKAAGTRAMFAPYISEDLRLRVLSLLYVGVSVETIMQRHNESVERQGGPCNRDDLLTHRYVRRQERAIRRSTYELDDDDAVSISMWVESHQNLVFFYEDFSDSNPFTLGIQTEWQLQQMIRFGNSGMLASDSRFGTNKLQYPIHSLLVFNLDKKAIPVAWIIAPKFSSLDAHRWMRALYNRVHTKDPTWKLAGFIVDDPSYDVLAIRDVFQCTVMISFWRIRHLWHKNIVKCLETDMQIKISRRLGWIVDNICRHQGSMSLFEEFMEDFIDESKFMDYFKATWHPRIGTWINALQTLPLASQESCAAMEFYHNQLKIRLLNEKDICVYQRADWLVDKLGTKVHSYFWLDEYSEKDDFARYWKNEWMSGLTSWRKALKIPDTDVIMEDGCAKVTDQDKAFVVWNTGSMLSICNCSWAQDGNLCEHILKVLSICRKRGSILPSVTLFQYHQALNNMLHCPPFDSFIRDHAVSLAVSVQKQLNTLLDKESDQTVMDPNEKRIIIDIPQEWFKVVSTNRDQDLVSKKRVINDILSEDDNGCEDRNNSNDAPGCASAMNDIADQEVVDHGIARNGKLFESAGEDSLPADMDVDPSSTCVNPPGLDPVDDTVSGDAFQENKERGLATIGNEISASENGALPNDKIEENISDKGGRDCAMDVDTPSSTTEDVKHCEIHQNGVNEVPRVISCTKDADSHLSPPSTVTPAQPLALDTGENSGTIKEDVYLGSNT
- the LOC114419893 gene encoding uncharacterized protein LOC114419893 isoform X2; this translates as MTIEKVALSDQVVPHMFQRRKMQDKKAAGTRAMFAPYISEDLRLRVLSLLYVGVSVETIMQRHNESVERQGGPCNRDDLLTHRYVRRQERAIRRSTYELDDDDAVSISMWVESHQNLVFFYEDFSDSNPFTLGIQTEWQLQQMIRFGNSGMLASDSRFGTNKLQYPIHSLLVFNLDKKAIPVAWIIAPKFSSLDAHRWMRALYNRVHTKDPTWKLAGFIVDDPSYDVLAIRDVFQCTVMISFWRIRHLWHKNIVKCLETDMQIKISRRLGWIVDNICRHQGSMSLFEEFMEDFIDESKFMDYFKATWHPRIGTWINALQTLPLASQESCAAMEFYHNQLKIRLLNEKDICVYQRADWLVDKLGTKVHSYFWLDEYSEKDDFARYWKNEWMSGLTSWRKALKIPDTDVIMEDGCAKVTDQDKAFVVWNTGSMLSICNCSWAQDGNLCEHILKVLSICRKRGSILPSVTLFQYHQALNNMLHCPPFDSFIRDHAVSLAVSVQKQLNTLLDKESDQTVMDPNEKRIIIDIPQEWFKVVSTNRDQDLVSKKRVINDILSEDDNGCEDRNNSNDAPGCASAMNDIADQEVVDHGIARNGKLFESAGEDSLPADMDVDPSSTCVNPPGLDPVDDTVSGDAFQENKERGLATIGNEISASENGALPNDKIEENISDKGGRDCAMDVDTPSSTTEDVKHCEIHQNGVNEVPRVISCTKDADSHLSPPSTVTPAQPLALDTGENSGTIKEDVYLGSNT